One Serpentinicella alkaliphila DNA segment encodes these proteins:
- a CDS encoding M1 family metallopeptidase, with product MIKRKLRLLAIVMVVMTITIGIQYGWDLHVAQQVIKYDKEIVLDKPDYKINVEFIEETMSLNATQKVTYTNNSTDTLNNIYFHLYPNAFRTEDKAPFEKSEMDRAYPKGFDPGYIKINEVKESKKEAEYKLIGDELTLLRVSLASPLKPKGKVEIYIDFNVKLPYSMGRMGYGENTVNIANWFPIVSVYDNSGWNLDPYYPIGDPFYSDASEFDVTAIFPKEYILATTGNVIRKHERSKKNTYQVKADNVRNFVMIISKDFDVKVGNADNIEVKSFSIDGIKGDLALQYGLDSIVIFNELFGKYPYQQISIVATDFFIGGMEYPNLVMIGKHLYEREEDFPLEYVVAHEIAHQWWYGIVGNNEAKEPWLDEALTEYSTLLYFEQKYGAHIKEQVYEKIIKNQYENYKDLYKDTHVDILRGLEDFKSSYEYSSIVYSRGAMFIDELRQTMGEENFKKGLKEYYNSFRFKNTTTADFYKTFQKESDVDLSQLFKQWLNYTHE from the coding sequence GTGATTAAAAGAAAGCTAAGATTATTGGCTATTGTAATGGTTGTTATGACCATAACTATAGGAATTCAATATGGTTGGGACTTGCATGTAGCCCAGCAAGTAATAAAATATGATAAGGAAATAGTGTTGGATAAGCCTGACTATAAAATAAATGTAGAATTTATTGAAGAAACTATGAGTTTAAACGCAACTCAGAAAGTTACTTATACAAATAATAGCACTGATACTTTAAATAATATATACTTTCATTTATATCCAAATGCATTTAGAACAGAAGATAAAGCGCCATTTGAAAAAAGTGAGATGGACAGAGCATACCCAAAAGGTTTTGATCCAGGATATATAAAGATTAATGAAGTAAAGGAAAGTAAGAAGGAAGCGGAGTATAAACTAATAGGAGATGAATTGACCTTATTAAGGGTGTCTTTGGCATCACCCTTAAAGCCTAAGGGTAAGGTAGAAATATATATCGATTTTAATGTAAAACTACCCTATAGCATGGGTAGAATGGGTTATGGAGAAAATACTGTGAATATTGCAAACTGGTTCCCTATAGTTTCTGTTTATGATAACTCTGGTTGGAATTTAGATCCCTATTACCCTATAGGAGATCCATTCTATAGTGATGCAAGTGAATTTGATGTCACTGCTATTTTTCCGAAGGAATATATTTTGGCAACAACGGGAAACGTAATTAGAAAGCATGAAAGAAGTAAAAAAAACACATATCAAGTAAAGGCCGACAATGTTAGAAATTTTGTAATGATAATTAGTAAAGACTTTGATGTAAAGGTAGGAAATGCTGATAATATTGAAGTCAAGTCATTCTCTATAGATGGGATTAAAGGAGACCTTGCTTTACAATATGGTTTAGATTCAATAGTAATTTTTAACGAATTATTCGGTAAATATCCCTATCAACAAATATCAATAGTTGCCACAGACTTTTTTATTGGTGGAATGGAATATCCTAATTTAGTAATGATAGGGAAGCACTTGTATGAGAGGGAAGAGGATTTTCCATTGGAATATGTAGTAGCCCATGAAATAGCCCACCAGTGGTGGTATGGAATAGTAGGGAACAACGAGGCTAAAGAACCTTGGTTGGATGAGGCTTTAACTGAGTACTCAACACTACTTTACTTCGAACAAAAATATGGAGCGCATATAAAAGAACAGGTCTATGAAAAAATAATTAAAAACCAATATGAAAATTATAAAGATTTGTATAAAGATACTCACGTAGATATTTTAAGGGGATTAGAAGATTTTAAAAGTTCATATGAATATAGTAGTATTGTATATAGTAGAGGTGCCATGTTTATTGATGAGTTAAGACAAACAATGGGAGAAGAGAATTTTAAAAAGGGCTTAAAGGAATATTACAATAGCTTTAGGTTTAAAAATACAACTACTGCTGATTTTTATAAAACATTTCAGAAAGAGTCTGATGTAGACCTAAGCCAGCTATTTAAACAATGGCTTAATTATACTCATGAATAA
- a CDS encoding peptidoglycan DD-metalloendopeptidase family protein, which yields MEIKRNTEKIKDYVKNLEQKIKDRLKNQNFDISKIKALETINRSEFVQKIKQSKHRKAITYGGAGALVLTLIFSFNLALNASMLAYEISVDDKVIAIVRDEEQFVKAVELLKEEVWNEYNQEFALPENINHEMIKAKNSKLTKPEVIVKNLKEQLDFKVKAVAIVVNGQEVAIVNNERIAEAVLDEIKAPYIKEDGVYKSVNFTQSVDIKEVAVDIASIRDKGDAISFILNGTDEEQVHEVQSGENSWVIAKKYNISVDDILKANPNIRADKLQIGQEISLVVPKPYITVLTKEYVELVETIPFETETVKSESLYKGDKKITVQGVEGKREVKGYIVRENGVEINREVLQQNILSQPKTRVVAEGTKPRPATVASGSFANPTRGRLTSRFGMRYGSQHTGIDIAAPSGTSISAADAGRVSFAGWSGSYGNLIIVDHENGYQTYYAHCNSLLVGVGTRVFKGQQIATIGSTGRSTGPHLHFEVRRNGVPINPSQFVRY from the coding sequence ATGGAGATAAAGAGAAACACTGAGAAGATAAAAGACTATGTAAAGAACTTAGAACAAAAAATAAAAGACAGATTGAAGAATCAAAATTTTGATATAAGTAAAATTAAGGCTTTAGAGACTATCAATAGATCGGAATTCGTACAAAAGATTAAACAAAGCAAGCATCGAAAAGCAATTACATATGGCGGTGCAGGGGCACTGGTCTTAACGTTAATTTTTTCATTTAATTTGGCTCTGAATGCATCTATGCTAGCCTACGAAATTTCAGTAGATGACAAAGTAATCGCTATTGTAAGAGATGAGGAACAATTTGTTAAGGCAGTAGAACTACTTAAGGAAGAGGTTTGGAATGAATACAATCAAGAATTTGCTCTTCCAGAAAACATTAATCATGAAATGATTAAGGCAAAGAACAGCAAACTTACTAAACCAGAAGTAATAGTTAAGAACTTAAAGGAACAATTGGATTTTAAAGTTAAGGCTGTGGCAATAGTAGTTAATGGACAAGAAGTTGCTATAGTGAACAATGAAAGAATAGCAGAGGCAGTTTTAGACGAAATCAAAGCACCTTATATTAAAGAAGATGGTGTTTATAAATCTGTTAATTTTACACAAAGCGTAGATATAAAAGAAGTAGCAGTAGACATCGCAAGTATAAGAGATAAGGGAGATGCTATTAGTTTTATTTTAAATGGTACTGATGAAGAGCAGGTACATGAAGTTCAATCGGGTGAAAATTCTTGGGTTATTGCTAAGAAATATAACATCTCAGTAGATGATATATTGAAGGCAAATCCTAACATAAGGGCAGACAAGCTTCAAATAGGACAAGAAATTAGTTTAGTAGTTCCAAAACCGTATATTACAGTTTTAACAAAAGAGTATGTGGAGTTAGTTGAGACTATACCTTTTGAGACAGAAACAGTTAAATCAGAATCTTTATACAAAGGTGATAAGAAGATAACTGTTCAAGGGGTTGAAGGAAAAAGAGAAGTAAAAGGATATATTGTTAGAGAAAATGGTGTTGAAATTAATAGAGAAGTTTTACAGCAAAATATTCTATCCCAACCAAAAACTAGAGTAGTAGCAGAGGGTACTAAGCCGAGACCAGCTACAGTAGCTTCAGGGTCCTTTGCAAATCCGACTAGGGGAAGATTAACTTCTCGTTTTGGTATGAGATATGGTTCGCAACATACTGGAATTGATATTGCAGCTCCTTCAGGAACATCTATTTCAGCAGCGGATGCAGGAAGAGTTTCATTTGCTGGATGGTCAGGATCATATGGAAATTTAATAATTGTTGATCATGAGAATGGGTATCAAACCTATTATGCCCATTGTAATTCACTTCTTGTGGGTGTAGGAACCAGAGTGTTTAAAGGACAGCAAATTGCAACTATAGGAAGTACTGGCAGAAGTACTGGACCACATCTTCACTTTGAAGTCAGAAGAAATGGTGTACCTATTAATCCATCCCAGTTTGTTAGATATTAG
- a CDS encoding S8 family peptidase, protein MIGYRNIYHDSIIDHLRYSNEDYMNVILTTESCGCEDLEQCVAKLGGKIKRKLEIINGVSAYIPTTGIKSASMERAINKVYLDEKVFKLMDVASVSIGADYANGLGLTGKGIGIAVVDTGVYPHHDLVSPYNRIVGFKDFVNNKTSPYDDDGHGTHVAGIVAGNGFSSSGKYMGIAPDANIIGIKVLDGEGSGNISDVIAGIQWAIDNQQRYNIKIINMSLGTRAKTSYKDDPLCRAVEKAINLGLTVCAAAGNSGPKASTINSPATTPNAIVVGASNTKKGAKSPIADFSSRGPTIDELHKPDILAPGVDITSLKNSTNEYQTLSGTSMATPFVSGCCALLYESNPNITPGEIKDLLIRTADNLGTGYSRDVQGYGQINMNKIFANINTKKPVTPKAPEQKTVPRKKILFNNEWFLVIAIVALLLIL, encoded by the coding sequence ATGATAGGTTATAGAAATATATACCATGACTCAATAATAGATCATTTAAGATATTCAAATGAAGATTATATGAATGTTATACTTACAACTGAATCCTGTGGATGTGAAGATTTAGAGCAATGTGTTGCAAAACTTGGGGGTAAAATCAAACGCAAACTAGAAATAATAAATGGTGTGTCAGCATATATTCCTACTACAGGAATTAAAAGTGCATCTATGGAGAGGGCAATTAACAAAGTCTATTTAGACGAGAAGGTTTTTAAGTTAATGGATGTTGCTTCTGTATCTATTGGTGCTGATTATGCCAACGGCTTAGGTCTAACTGGCAAAGGCATAGGTATAGCTGTTGTCGATACAGGTGTTTATCCTCACCATGATTTAGTAAGTCCATACAATCGTATTGTTGGGTTTAAGGACTTTGTTAATAATAAGACGTCACCCTATGATGACGATGGCCATGGTACTCACGTTGCAGGTATAGTTGCTGGTAATGGATTTTCCTCCTCTGGTAAATATATGGGCATTGCTCCAGATGCAAATATTATAGGAATAAAAGTTCTAGATGGAGAAGGTTCTGGTAATATTTCAGATGTAATCGCTGGAATACAATGGGCCATAGATAATCAACAAAGATACAATATTAAAATAATTAATATGTCATTAGGAACAAGAGCAAAAACCTCTTACAAAGATGATCCCCTTTGTAGAGCCGTAGAAAAAGCTATAAACTTAGGCTTAACTGTTTGTGCTGCTGCCGGCAATAGTGGTCCAAAAGCTTCTACAATAAACTCTCCTGCAACAACTCCTAATGCAATTGTAGTAGGTGCTAGTAATACGAAAAAAGGAGCAAAAAGCCCTATAGCTGATTTCTCAAGTCGTGGACCTACAATTGATGAACTTCACAAGCCGGATATATTAGCACCAGGGGTTGATATAACCTCCCTAAAAAATAGCACCAATGAATATCAGACCCTTTCAGGCACATCCATGGCTACTCCATTTGTTTCAGGGTGTTGTGCTCTTCTATACGAGAGTAACCCGAATATAACACCTGGTGAGATTAAGGATTTATTAATTAGAACTGCAGACAATTTAGGTACGGGATATAGTAGGGATGTTCAAGGCTATGGCCAAATAAATATGAATAAAATATTTGCAAATATCAATACTAAAAAGCCAGTTACTCCGAAAGCACCTGAACAAAAAACTGTTCCGAGAAAAAAGATTCTTTTTAATAATGAATGGTTTCTTGTAATTGCTATAGTTGCATTACTATTAATACTATAA
- a CDS encoding peptidase MA family metallohydrolase has product MPLQGRTKKNILIAIVLFILTLAIYVPLKYISEYGAVAAFRPSIRTVESGFVSYKTSNFSQVESNNFVVKYEDVDEEVMNLVVKTAEDKYSRLVDIFNYKFNDKIEIIVYNDVNKMMSTTMLRGNRAPMGVYFGNSIHIYNPIYWINEDEDMHKVFYYEGPVLHELAHKFTDHIGRGNFPTWFTEGVSLYLEYMVDGYEWGVGLEVDERVYSIENLTNNFYALDVHTAYTQSFRFVRGYVERNGIESLIELIDEIGKGNKVDLKNFKS; this is encoded by the coding sequence ATGCCATTACAAGGAAGAACTAAAAAAAATATTCTTATAGCAATTGTTTTATTTATTTTAACACTAGCAATCTATGTCCCATTAAAATATATTAGTGAGTATGGTGCAGTAGCAGCGTTTAGGCCTAGTATTAGAACAGTTGAGAGTGGTTTTGTTTCATATAAAACATCAAATTTTAGCCAAGTTGAGTCTAATAATTTCGTAGTTAAGTATGAAGATGTAGATGAAGAAGTAATGAATTTAGTAGTAAAAACTGCTGAAGATAAATATTCAAGATTAGTTGATATATTTAACTATAAATTTAATGATAAAATCGAAATCATAGTATATAATGATGTTAACAAAATGATGAGCACTACTATGTTAAGAGGAAATAGGGCTCCTATGGGAGTTTACTTTGGAAACAGTATTCATATATATAATCCTATTTACTGGATTAATGAAGACGAGGATATGCATAAGGTGTTTTATTATGAAGGACCTGTTCTTCATGAATTAGCGCACAAATTTACAGACCATATTGGAAGAGGCAATTTTCCTACGTGGTTTACAGAAGGAGTAAGTTTATATTTAGAGTATATGGTTGATGGCTATGAATGGGGAGTAGGCCTAGAGGTTGATGAACGAGTATACTCAATCGAGAATTTAACAAATAATTTCTATGCATTAGATGTGCACACTGCATATACTCAATCCTTTAGGTTTGTAAGAGGCTATGTAGAGAGAAATGGTATAGAATCATTGATAGAGCTTATTGATGAAATAGGAAAAGGGAATAAAGTAGATTTAAAGAATTTTAAGTCTTAA
- the yycF gene encoding response regulator YycF, with the protein MSQKILIVEDEKPIADIIKFNLEKEGYSVEVAHDGEQALHKVAQMIPDIILLDVMIPKIDGFQVCRKVRENFFMPILMITAKEEEVDKVLGLEMGADDYITKPFGMRELLARVKANLRRTNTLLQPKSQSLIKNGQLYIDLNKYEVRKDDEVIELTSREFELMKFLAIQMEQVFSREQLLKEVWGYEYYGDVRTVDVTVRRLREKIEDDASYPKYILTKRGVGYYFRRT; encoded by the coding sequence GTGAGTCAAAAAATTCTAATTGTGGAAGATGAAAAACCAATTGCTGACATAATTAAGTTTAATCTTGAGAAAGAGGGATATTCTGTAGAAGTTGCTCACGATGGTGAGCAAGCCTTACATAAGGTAGCGCAGATGATACCAGATATAATACTTTTGGACGTAATGATACCTAAGATAGACGGATTTCAAGTATGTAGAAAAGTAAGAGAGAATTTCTTTATGCCGATACTGATGATTACAGCTAAAGAAGAAGAAGTAGACAAGGTTTTAGGATTAGAAATGGGTGCGGATGATTATATTACAAAACCTTTTGGCATGAGAGAGCTATTAGCTCGAGTTAAAGCAAACTTAAGAAGAACAAATACTTTGCTTCAACCTAAAAGTCAGAGCCTAATTAAAAATGGTCAGCTTTATATAGACCTAAATAAGTATGAAGTTAGAAAAGATGATGAAGTAATAGAATTAACATCAAGAGAGTTCGAACTTATGAAGTTTCTTGCGATTCAAATGGAGCAGGTTTTTTCAAGAGAACAGTTACTAAAAGAAGTTTGGGGTTATGAGTACTATGGTGATGTTAGAACCGTAGATGTAACTGTAAGAAGGTTAAGAGAAAAAATTGAGGATGATGCAAGTTATCCTAAGTATATACTAACTAAGAGAGGCGTAGGATATTACTTTAGGAGGACATAA
- a CDS encoding sensor histidine kinase has protein sequence MIKSMRIKLITIYFLLVFIAMSIVSVFIIQQFEQYHLESVSGNLIQIAGSIITTLQDTNWQHNKKDTQENIVFYEKMDIEIYVIDKDNNFTIISSTNIPYLNQNAMHILEPELILAAFNGDEREKDIISRSGETTSSKNIVFPLFDENNMIAGAVYLRKNLESIYKTLDQSKYILTRATLLALFITILLGYLIAKSITGPINDVTIKAEKMAKGDFDQIVEVKSNDEIGQLASMFNFLTARLKSSIQEVSSEKNKLDTIINYMADGLVAATETGEIIHTNPRALEILKLDEEAVHRKSFDEIFRELNPRLTLDYFKKESWSGSQIIDMGDGIKVRANYAPFTNETNTLAGIILLLQDVTEHEKLENMRKEFVANVSHELKTPLTTIKSYTETILDGTIEDKQLTQQFLNVIDSEVDRMTRLVRDLLQLSNLDFQQYKWNKKQVYIDDIIEKVLIKLELSAHNKQQILKYVKDCENIKINGDEDKIEQVISNIITNAIKYTNEEGQITIELLKEGDYAVISVEDNGIGIPAKDLSRVFERFYRVDKARSRELGGTGLGLSIAKQIIDSHEGTIKIVSGEGSGTKVTITLPVIEEMAESFVV, from the coding sequence ATGATAAAAAGTATGAGAATTAAGCTTATAACCATTTACTTTTTACTTGTGTTTATTGCCATGAGCATTGTCAGTGTTTTTATAATACAACAGTTTGAGCAATATCATCTAGAAAGCGTTAGTGGAAATTTAATACAAATTGCAGGTAGTATTATAACAACTCTTCAGGACACAAATTGGCAACACAATAAAAAGGATACTCAAGAAAATATAGTTTTCTATGAAAAAATGGATATAGAGATTTATGTGATAGATAAGGACAATAACTTTACAATAATTTCAAGTACAAATATACCTTATTTAAATCAGAATGCAATGCACATTCTAGAGCCAGAGTTAATCTTAGCAGCGTTCAATGGGGACGAAAGAGAAAAGGACATCATATCACGAAGTGGTGAAACAACTAGCTCAAAAAATATTGTTTTCCCTTTATTTGATGAAAACAATATGATTGCAGGGGCAGTATATCTTAGAAAAAATCTAGAAAGCATTTATAAGACATTAGATCAATCTAAATATATATTAACGAGAGCAACTCTTTTAGCCTTATTTATAACAATATTATTAGGTTACCTTATAGCTAAAAGTATTACAGGCCCAATAAATGATGTAACAATAAAGGCAGAAAAAATGGCAAAGGGCGATTTCGACCAAATAGTTGAGGTTAAGTCAAATGATGAAATAGGGCAACTTGCTAGTATGTTTAACTTCTTGACAGCTAGACTTAAATCATCGATACAAGAGGTATCTAGTGAAAAAAACAAGCTTGATACGATTATTAATTATATGGCCGATGGATTAGTTGCCGCTACAGAAACTGGAGAAATAATACATACTAACCCTAGGGCTCTAGAGATATTAAAGTTAGACGAAGAAGCTGTTCATAGGAAGTCCTTCGATGAAATATTTAGAGAGCTAAATCCAAGGCTTACGTTAGATTACTTTAAAAAGGAATCCTGGTCTGGAAGTCAAATAATTGATATGGGTGATGGTATAAAAGTAAGAGCTAATTATGCACCATTCACAAATGAAACAAATACTTTAGCAGGAATAATCCTATTACTACAAGACGTGACTGAACACGAAAAATTGGAAAATATGCGTAAAGAATTTGTAGCTAATGTTTCTCATGAACTTAAAACACCACTGACTACAATTAAAAGCTACACAGAAACCATTTTAGATGGAACAATAGAGGATAAACAGCTTACGCAACAGTTTCTTAATGTTATAGACAGTGAAGTTGATAGAATGACTAGGTTAGTACGAGATCTATTGCAGTTATCAAATTTAGATTTTCAACAGTATAAATGGAATAAGAAGCAAGTATACATAGACGATATTATTGAAAAAGTCTTAATAAAGCTTGAATTATCTGCACATAATAAACAACAGATACTCAAATATGTAAAAGACTGTGAAAATATTAAAATTAACGGTGATGAAGATAAAATCGAACAAGTAATATCGAATATTATTACAAATGCAATCAAGTACACTAATGAAGAGGGACAAATTACAATTGAACTTCTTAAAGAAGGAGACTATGCTGTAATCTCCGTTGAAGACAATGGGATTGGGATACCTGCTAAGGATTTATCTAGAGTGTTTGAGCGTTTTTATAGGGTAGATAAGGCAAGGTCTAGGGAATTAGGAGGCACAGGACTAGGACTCTCCATAGCTAAACAAATTATTGATTCACATGAGGGGACAATAAAAATAGTGAGTGGTGAGGGTAGTGGAACAAAAGTTACAATTACTTTACCAGTTATAGAAGAGATGGCGGAAAGTTTTGTAGTATAA
- the yycH gene encoding two-component system activity regulator YycH, which translates to MKREKVKTIILVVLVTMCIFLTQKIWFISPFTMLQSEASNLGVNQEQVLEIRNDVLRPIKFNINLGGYHVNPGYTDDIWHLSKDFLESYFLGEPEVLPTTIDKYNELKNLKSIEIHFGKNIPSVLISSVFGSIDNRIVRNVKEIEQILIPATANGDIYILNGTSVFKASHNNYNSRTLNQLFQYIEGRSYNRFYPLFLDIGNPVLMPLSFSNSLPKMYVDSEINIADDSIVVEHAKTFFDRNFDFIKTIKETSGSTVFIYGYGEKSVRINNRGRIEYSEDVGTPSSTNVINALDSAINFVLNHGTFPEDTYLKEIRPIEKNRGYYFGFSYKVNDRPIHFVDSNSTNTIEVEVYGDKIKNYKSFIRNPVDLPNVEVTNQMMLPHKIIDDNYDRLKEDYLNSFTNQDVAIDEMILNEIMSVELVYLDTLDQVTNQLIIPCWRVIVKDSVYYFDAYDGILRYKTVAN; encoded by the coding sequence ATGAAAAGAGAAAAAGTAAAAACTATCATATTAGTAGTTTTGGTGACAATGTGCATTTTTCTGACACAGAAGATTTGGTTTATTTCTCCATTCACTATGCTACAATCCGAGGCGTCTAACCTAGGAGTAAATCAAGAACAAGTATTAGAAATTAGGAATGATGTTTTAAGGCCAATAAAATTTAATATTAACTTAGGCGGATATCATGTAAACCCAGGTTATACAGATGATATTTGGCATTTAAGTAAGGATTTTTTAGAGTCATACTTTTTAGGAGAACCTGAAGTTCTACCTACTACCATTGATAAGTATAATGAATTAAAAAATCTTAAAAGTATAGAGATTCATTTTGGCAAAAACATCCCTTCTGTACTTATTTCTTCAGTTTTTGGGTCTATAGACAATAGGATTGTTAGGAATGTAAAAGAAATAGAACAAATTTTAATACCTGCTACAGCTAATGGCGATATATACATATTAAATGGCACTAGTGTCTTTAAAGCTAGTCATAATAATTATAATAGCAGAACATTGAACCAATTATTTCAATATATTGAAGGACGGAGTTATAATAGATTCTATCCGTTATTTTTAGATATTGGAAACCCTGTATTGATGCCATTGAGCTTTAGTAATTCATTACCCAAAATGTATGTGGATAGTGAAATCAACATAGCTGACGATAGTATAGTAGTTGAACATGCGAAGACTTTTTTTGATAGAAACTTTGATTTTATTAAGACAATTAAGGAAACCAGTGGTTCAACAGTATTTATTTATGGTTATGGTGAAAAGAGCGTTAGAATAAATAACAGAGGAAGAATTGAGTACTCCGAAGATGTAGGAACCCCATCGAGTACAAATGTTATTAACGCATTAGATTCAGCTATTAACTTTGTATTAAATCACGGTACTTTTCCAGAGGATACATATCTAAAAGAAATTCGTCCAATTGAAAAAAACAGAGGCTATTATTTTGGTTTCTCATACAAAGTAAATGATAGACCTATTCATTTTGTAGATAGCAACTCAACTAATACTATTGAAGTTGAGGTTTATGGGGATAAAATAAAAAACTATAAGTCTTTTATAAGAAATCCAGTAGATTTACCAAACGTAGAAGTAACAAATCAGATGATGTTGCCTCATAAAATAATAGATGACAATTATGACAGGTTAAAAGAAGATTATTTAAATTCATTTACTAATCAGGATGTAGCTATTGATGAAATGATTTTGAATGAAATAATGAGTGTAGAACTTGTATATCTAGATACTTTAGATCAGGTAACAAATCAACTTATTATACCATGCTGGAGGGTTATAGTTAAAGATTCTGTATATTACTTTGATGCATATGATGGGATTCTTCGATATAAAACAGTTGCAAATTAA
- the yycI gene encoding two-component system regulatory protein YycI, with the protein MDWSKAKNILIIAFIITNLFLLFNIEKDIMRQENFFTITNKYVEEVKAHLNENGIKVNTEIPLETQSLPVLFVKYNTFNIEEIGPKLLGEYTEIDNNTYASESGIVNIVGGKKITYKRTEKCEPIYSLDENKAKTISEDFLLEHNLNFSQLHLSQIYFGKVVEFGDNPVYILVYEQLYNNHFLGESYINVYVNKHGIIGFEAMLLEYDKTYPQKRKIIPATEALLRKINDMVNDNPYDDIIVNNIELGYYFDPESVNVADWRDIESGTAFPTWRITLNNGKTYYVEGYKN; encoded by the coding sequence GTGGATTGGTCAAAAGCAAAGAATATTTTAATAATTGCCTTTATCATTACTAATCTGTTTCTGTTGTTTAATATAGAAAAGGATATAATGCGTCAAGAGAATTTTTTTACTATTACAAATAAATATGTAGAGGAAGTAAAGGCACATTTAAACGAAAATGGAATTAAGGTTAATACAGAAATACCACTAGAAACACAATCGTTGCCAGTTCTATTTGTAAAGTACAATACTTTTAATATCGAAGAAATAGGACCCAAGCTTTTAGGAGAATATACTGAAATTGATAATAATACATATGCATCAGAGTCTGGAATTGTAAATATTGTAGGCGGTAAAAAGATAACATACAAAAGAACTGAAAAATGTGAACCCATTTACTCTTTAGATGAAAACAAAGCAAAAACTATTAGTGAAGACTTCCTGTTGGAGCATAATCTTAATTTTAGTCAATTACATTTAAGTCAAATATATTTTGGTAAAGTTGTTGAATTTGGTGATAATCCCGTATATATTTTAGTTTATGAACAGCTATATAATAATCATTTTTTAGGTGAAAGCTATATTAATGTTTATGTGAACAAACATGGTATAATAGGATTTGAGGCAATGTTACTTGAGTATGACAAAACTTATCCTCAAAAAAGAAAGATAATACCAGCTACAGAAGCATTACTGAGAAAAATAAACGATATGGTGAATGATAATCCATATGATGATATTATAGTAAATAACATTGAGTTAGGTTACTATTTTGATCCAGAAAGTGTAAATGTAGCAGACTGGAGAGATATTGAATCAGGCACTGCTTTTCCAACATGGCGCATTACATTAAATAATGGAAAAACTTACTATGTAGAAGGCTATAAAAATTAA